The Aspergillus nidulans FGSC A4 chromosome VIII genome contains the following window.
AAACGGTGCCTGAGTCATGTCTAGACCGTTCTCGCCCATAGCGGCTTCGCCCGCATTCCTCAGTGTCGCCCGCTTGATTTCACCCGCTCAATCTGTCTAGACATTGCAGATCCGAGTACAAACCTTCTGGCCGATTAGCATCTCACCCACCATTACAGGAAGCGTGATGGCAGACAGCCACCCTCGCGTCCTCTCGCTCTCCACCGGTAAAGCCCATACCTTCTCCAAATCGCCCGCATCAAGCCTAACCCTGATTGCAAACTATGGCGTCCAGGGCGACTGCCACGCAGGCACGACAGTCCAGCACCGATCCAGGCTGCACATCAGACCGGCTCTAGCGAACCTGCGACAGGTGCATCTAATGCCGCTGGAAATCTTGCGACGAATCTCAGACGGACTACCTTCCGACGAGAAGACAAAATTATTGTCACCCGGCGCCCTCGGACAGAATATCATGACCCAGGGAGTGGATCTACTGGGTCTTCCTGTTGGCGCAGAGTTGCAGTTTGTCACTGACGGTGACGGAGGAGGCGACGACGGGCCTGTTCTCGTTCTGACAGGGCTGAGGAACCCCTGCGCGCAAATCAATAGCTTCTGTCCTGGATTGCAGGAGCAATTCCTGGTCTGGGATGCAAAGAGAGATATCACCGCGCGGCTGGCGGGGGTTATGAGCACCGTCAGGGTTGGTGGAGAAGTTAGGGCTGGGATGGGTATTGTGGTTGTAAGGCCAGAAAAACATGTGCTTCTGGGCCCTGTGTGGGTGGACCGCTCCTACCATGGTAGAATTAGGGAGTCCTGGCTATGGGGAAATTCGTACATAGGATGATAGATGCAAGCTACCAATGTCTGACCAATTTGCAAATTATCACCGAATTTACCTCAATACCATCTAAATAACAGGGCTTCTATTCTAGCATATCTTAAGACTCCATGCAAATCCAACGGAACACATTGCCGAGCCTAGGTCCACTTTACGATACCTGGCGCAAGTACCCCGCTACCCCTCCGATCACTAATCAGCTGAAGAACGTTCAGCTGAAGAACGTCTGCCTGATAGGATAACCTTGATAGGAATCCTTCGTTTCAATTCATTCCAGTGTAAAACCCGTCAGACACAAATATGTCCATGCCACCGGCCgccctttcttctctccgcACTGCCCTCACCAGCTCGCTGGTCTTCACGCCTGGCGACGAGGGGTACCTGGACTCCCTGCGGAGATGGTCCGATACCGGGCGCAAGGAAGCTGTGCGTTTCCTGACTCGAACCCCTCATTTCATTCCTTTCTCAGAATATCTTCTCATTCTCCCCTCACATCCCTTCTCATATCACAGCAGCATCTAAACTGAATACCGGGCTAGGGAATCGTTATTCAACCGACCGAAACCGCCGATATCCAAACCGCACTCAAATGGGTCCAAGAACACCAGATCGACCTTGCCGTCAAATGTGGCGGACACTCGGTTTCGGGCACGTCTTCATCCGCCGGTGGATTGGTGATTGACCTCTCGCGCATGAACGGCGTCTCGGTCGATATTCAGAAGAAAACCGTCActgtcggcggcggcgccgtCTGGAAAGACGTCGATGAGGCCGCCGCCGCGTACGGCCTCGCGGCCGTCGGCGGAACCGTCAACCACACAGGCGTCGGCGGGCTGACCCTGGGAGGCGGGTATGGCTGGCTGAGCGGGCAGTACGGGCTGACGATAGATAATCTGGTCTCTGCGACGGTCATCCTGGCGAACGGCGAGACCGTCATCGCAAGCGAGACCGAAAACAGCGACCTCTTCTGGGCGCTCAGGGGCGCCGGGTATAACTTCGGCGTCGTGACGAGCTTCACCTTCCAGGCGCACGAGCAGCCCGAGCCCGTGTACGCGGGGATACTCGCGTACACGCCCGACAAGGTCGAGCGAGTGGTCGAGATCCTGAACGCGCTGCTCCTCGACAAGCCGGACCCGCGGTCCGGCGCGATCTGTATTTTCGCCGAACCGCC
Protein-coding sequences here:
- a CDS encoding FAD-binding oxidoreductase (transcript_id=CADANIAT00001088), which encodes MSMPPAALSSLRTALTSSLVFTPGDEGYLDSLRRWSDTGRKEAGIVIQPTETADIQTALKWVQEHQIDLAVKCGGHSVSGTSSSAGGLVIDLSRMNGVSVDIQKKTVTVGGGAVWKDVDEAAAAYGLAAVGGTVNHTGVGGLTLGGGYGWLSGQYGLTIDNLVSATVILANGETVIASETENSDLFWALRGAGYNFGVVTSFTFQAHEQPEPVYAGILAYTPDKVERVVEILNALLLDKPDPRSGAICIFAEPPGAPTPMVNVLVFYNGTQAEGEARFADLLGLSPIANTVSMIPYSQMNSLQNPMATYGDRKSFKGVFFNPPLSPQFAKTMLEEFTAKVKSDPDLAASALLLEFYDMTKTVSVPRAATAFASRGTTQNGIITLRWSDATKDLEHRAWAREVQERWKDVLEKETDANLDAAGKAGVPQYINYAEPGDAVVGNIYGENLPRLKALKAKYDPTNVFRKMHPITLD
- a CDS encoding MOSC domain-containing protein (transcript_id=CADANIAT00001087), translating into MQSSMQELYQTPAMMETLQIRVQTFWPISISPTITGSVMADSHPRVLSLSTGKAHTFSKSPASSLTLIANYGVQGDCHAGTTVQHRSRLHIRPALANLRQVHLMPLEILRRISDGLPSDEKTKLLSPGALGQNIMTQGVDLLGLPVGAELQFVTDGDGGGDDGPVLVLTGLRNPCAQINSFCPGLQEQFLVWDAKRDITARLAGVMSTVRVGGEVRAGMGIVVVRPEKHVLLGPVWVDRSYHGRIRESWLWGNSYIG